A part of Chitinimonas koreensis genomic DNA contains:
- a CDS encoding hybrid sensor histidine kinase/response regulator — protein MKQASDFSVKHHFLRSGVLQIVLVALLFGFLGVRFQRVLATEEQADRLRPYPRLASDLRYHVAQMQQAVTAAVGSRDGLGGAAAHRQYAAASEKLRQLGEALPEYRGEIDALKAGLARLDRLGARVAHAYEAGDRDAGLRLLRAPQQGFDAAAAGLIERAELLYLGLRARYDGYDDRLDDDLGALRDAGLAAAAGFVLLYLLSFALAYRQLLRILGDEPARLRALLARLAGQGGAAVRDEAATDLASLSHAVELLTEQRQQAGATLQTSEYTLRSLIGNLPGGVYQLAPVQPYAFTFVSDGLVALTGWSRDELEHAPVFPDAATAAQRRDRIGRAVLARLAYELEYPVARPDGSVCWVQERGRPHFRPDGSLERIDGLILDATAAHLANERVERARSQLLNTIESVDVGLLIYDRDERLVVCNQAFRRLYPGLRPWLVAGLPLRDILRSYYHGADVACRAAHPYEFEVGGEDAFVERWLSSRQSNGRIEPIRVFDRWVTLEHAEADDGTHVLLRTDVTELTKLNQALRQAKDAAEAASRAKSAFLANMSHEIRTPMNGVLGMTELVLQTALDAEQRDNLLMAKSSAEALMGLIDDILDLSKIEAGRLGLETIPFSLCSLLHDTLHPLRLRAAERGLSLDCAIAPTVPDQLLGDPLRLRQIVTNLVGNAIKFTERGEVGLEATLAADGPDGLRLALTVRDSGIGIAAEQIGTIFEPFCQADGSTSRRFGGTGLGLTICKRLARMMGGDISVDSVPGQGSRFRVELALARAEPADLPAARSGPQPGLAGLRVLVVDDLSSGRAAVADWLSRWGMAVTLAVDAAAARAAWRWSNYDVLLLDEYLDGGADLAGEACRALPQARRLLLSTRQGSAAASRLAAAAVLSKPVRPHALLDALLGAAARPAAETGRPAGETLAPLRILLAEDNPVNRRLATRLLEQQGHRVTVAEDGEAAVARAVAETFDLILMDMLMPRMDGLEATRLIRAGEPAGRRTPIIALTANAMAGTREDCLQAGMDGYVSKPIQAQALAAEMARLLHRPGAGEQAADAVAAAGRYDPRTMLAELDDDLDFFRELAGTFRHSAGGYLEMLAAATARGDYEAARFAAHSLKGTACGLGAGELAEQALRAEAAAQDGDAGRLKRLQAEIGATLTAVDAALDEFLAEA, from the coding sequence ATGAAGCAAGCCAGCGATTTCAGCGTCAAGCACCACTTCCTGCGCAGCGGCGTGCTGCAGATCGTGCTGGTCGCGCTCCTGTTCGGCTTCCTCGGCGTCCGTTTCCAGCGTGTGCTGGCGACCGAGGAGCAAGCCGACCGGCTGCGTCCCTACCCGCGGCTGGCCAGCGATCTGCGCTACCACGTCGCCCAGATGCAGCAGGCGGTGACCGCCGCGGTCGGCTCGCGCGACGGCCTGGGAGGCGCCGCGGCCCACCGCCAATATGCCGCCGCCAGCGAAAAGCTCCGCCAACTGGGCGAAGCGCTGCCCGAATACCGTGGCGAAATCGATGCGCTGAAAGCCGGACTGGCACGGCTCGACCGGCTCGGCGCGCGCGTCGCCCACGCCTACGAAGCCGGCGACCGCGATGCCGGCCTGCGCCTGCTCCGCGCGCCGCAGCAGGGCTTCGACGCCGCCGCCGCCGGCCTGATCGAGCGGGCCGAGCTGCTTTACCTCGGCTTGCGCGCGCGTTACGACGGCTACGACGATCGGCTCGACGACGATCTCGGCGCGCTGCGGGACGCCGGCCTGGCGGCGGCCGCAGGCTTCGTGCTGCTCTACCTGCTGTCCTTCGCGCTGGCCTACCGGCAGCTGCTGCGCATTCTGGGCGACGAGCCGGCGCGGCTGCGGGCGCTGCTGGCCCGGCTGGCCGGGCAAGGCGGCGCCGCGGTGCGGGACGAGGCCGCCACCGACCTGGCATCGCTGTCGCACGCGGTCGAACTGCTGACCGAGCAACGGCAGCAGGCCGGGGCCACCTTGCAGACCAGCGAATACACCTTGCGCAGCCTGATCGGCAATCTGCCGGGCGGCGTCTACCAATTGGCGCCGGTCCAGCCCTACGCTTTCACCTTCGTCTCGGACGGGCTGGTGGCATTGACCGGCTGGAGCCGCGACGAACTCGAGCACGCGCCGGTCTTTCCCGATGCCGCCACGGCGGCGCAGCGACGCGACCGGATCGGCCGCGCCGTGCTCGCGCGGCTCGCCTACGAGCTCGAATACCCGGTGGCGCGGCCCGACGGCAGCGTCTGCTGGGTGCAGGAACGCGGCCGGCCGCATTTCCGTCCCGACGGCAGCCTCGAACGCATCGACGGCCTGATCCTCGACGCCACCGCCGCCCACCTGGCCAACGAGCGGGTCGAGCGGGCGCGCAGCCAGCTGCTCAACACCATCGAATCGGTCGACGTCGGCCTCCTGATCTACGACCGCGACGAGCGGCTGGTCGTGTGCAACCAGGCCTTCCGCCGCCTCTACCCCGGACTGCGGCCCTGGCTGGTGGCCGGCCTGCCGCTGCGCGACATCCTGCGCAGCTATTACCACGGCGCCGACGTCGCCTGCCGCGCCGCCCATCCCTACGAGTTCGAGGTCGGCGGCGAGGACGCCTTCGTCGAGCGCTGGCTGTCGAGCCGGCAGTCCAACGGCCGCATCGAGCCGATCCGGGTGTTCGACCGCTGGGTGACGCTGGAACACGCCGAGGCCGACGACGGCACCCACGTGCTGCTGCGCACCGACGTGACCGAGCTGACCAAGCTGAACCAGGCGCTGCGGCAGGCCAAGGACGCCGCCGAGGCCGCCAGCCGGGCCAAGAGCGCCTTCCTGGCCAATATGAGCCACGAGATCCGCACCCCGATGAACGGCGTGCTGGGCATGACCGAGCTGGTGCTGCAGACCGCGCTCGACGCCGAGCAGCGCGACAACCTGCTGATGGCCAAGTCGTCGGCCGAGGCGCTGATGGGACTGATCGACGACATCCTCGACCTGTCCAAGATCGAGGCCGGCCGGCTCGGCCTCGAGACCATCCCGTTCTCGCTGTGCAGCCTGCTGCACGACACGCTGCACCCCTTGCGGCTGCGGGCCGCCGAGCGCGGCCTGTCGCTCGACTGCGCGATCGCGCCGACGGTGCCCGACCAACTGCTCGGCGATCCGCTGCGGCTGCGCCAGATCGTGACCAACCTGGTCGGCAACGCGATCAAGTTCACCGAGCGCGGCGAGGTCGGCCTCGAGGCGACGCTGGCGGCCGACGGACCCGACGGGCTGAGGCTGGCGCTGACGGTGCGCGACAGCGGCATCGGCATCGCGGCCGAGCAGATCGGGACGATCTTCGAGCCGTTCTGCCAGGCCGACGGCTCGACCTCGCGCCGCTTCGGCGGCACTGGTCTCGGCCTGACCATCTGCAAGCGGCTGGCACGCATGATGGGCGGCGACATCTCGGTGGACAGCGTACCCGGCCAGGGCAGCCGCTTCAGGGTCGAGCTGGCGCTGGCGCGGGCCGAGCCCGCCGATCTTCCGGCCGCGCGCAGCGGGCCGCAGCCCGGGCTGGCAGGCTTGCGGGTGCTGGTGGTCGACGACCTGTCGAGCGGCCGGGCCGCCGTGGCCGACTGGCTGAGCCGCTGGGGCATGGCGGTGACGCTGGCGGTCGACGCCGCCGCCGCGCGCGCTGCCTGGCGCTGGAGCAACTATGACGTGCTGCTGCTCGACGAGTATCTCGACGGCGGGGCCGACCTGGCCGGCGAAGCCTGCCGCGCGCTGCCCCAGGCCCGCCGGCTGCTGCTGTCCACCCGTCAGGGCAGCGCCGCGGCGAGCCGGCTGGCCGCCGCCGCCGTGCTGAGCAAGCCGGTGCGGCCGCACGCCCTGCTCGACGCGCTGCTCGGCGCCGCCGCCCGGCCCGCGGCGGAAACCGGCCGGCCGGCCGGCGAAACGCTCGCGCCGCTGCGCATCCTGCTGGCCGAGGACAATCCGGTGAATCGTCGCCTGGCCACGCGTCTGCTGGAGCAGCAAGGCCATCGCGTGACGGTGGCCGAGGACGGCGAGGCGGCGGTGGCCCGCGCGGTGGCGGAAACCTTCGACCTGATATTGATGGACATGCTGATGCCCAGGATGGACGGCCTGGAGGCGACGCGGCTGATCCGCGCCGGCGAGCCGGCCGGGCGGCGGACGCCGATCATCGCGCTGACCGCCAACGCGATGGCCGGCACGCGCGAGGATTGCCTGCAGGCCGGCATGGACGGCTACGTCAGCAAGCCGATCCAGGCCCAGGCGCTGGCGGCGGAGATGGCGCGGCTACTGCACCGGCCCGGCGCGGGCGAGCAGGCAGCCGATGCCGTCGCCGCCGCCGGCCGCTACGATCCGCGGACGATGCTGGCGGAGCTGGACGACGACCTGGATTTCTTCCGCGAACTGGCCGGCACGTTCCGCCACAGCGCCGGCGGCTACCTGGAGATGCTCGCCGCCGCGACGGCGCGCGGCGACTACGAGGCGGCCCGTTTCGCCGCCCATTCGCTCAAGGGGACGGCCTGTGGCCTGGGTGCCGGCGAGTTGGCCGAACAGGCGCTCCGCGCCGAAGCGGCGGCGCAGGACGGCGATGCCGGCCGGCTGAAACGCCTGCAGGCCGAGATCGGCGCGACGCTGACCGCCGTGGATGCCGCGCTGGACGAATTCCTGGCGGAAGCCTGA
- a CDS encoding MBL fold metallo-hydrolase RNA specificity domain-containing protein, with amino-acid sequence MRLQFLGGTGTVTGSKYLLEVGGLRVLVDCGLFQGWKMLRLRNRAPLPVEPASIDAVVLTHAHLDHSGYLPLLVRDGFRGPVYCTAGTAELCGVLLPDSGRLQEEEANYANRRSFSRHDPALPLYTEADAYACLQRLVPGDFERDLPLGPGIGLRLRPAGHILGAAMAEISFGGRRIVFSGDLGRPHDPVMKPPVSPGRADWLLVESTYGNRRHAPEDAQAQLGRIIRRTVAQSGVVLIPTFAVGRAQSLLYLIHRLRAEGEIPQVPVYLNSPMALDATEIFVRHQGEHRLDRAQCEAMCRSAIAVQSAEESKALNRQRGPMIILAASGMATGGRVLHHLKAFAPDPRNTIVFSGYQAGGTRGAAILGGARQVRIHGEDVPVHAGVECLSSLSAHADADEILEWLRGFVAPPRQTFVVHGEPDAADVLRRRIADELGWPVCVPDYLQSVELNA; translated from the coding sequence ATGCGACTGCAATTCCTAGGCGGCACCGGCACGGTGACCGGATCGAAATACCTGCTCGAGGTCGGCGGCCTGCGCGTGCTGGTCGACTGCGGCCTGTTCCAGGGCTGGAAGATGCTGCGCCTGCGCAACCGCGCACCGCTGCCGGTCGAGCCGGCCAGCATCGACGCGGTGGTGCTCACCCACGCCCACCTCGACCACAGCGGCTACCTGCCGCTCCTGGTGCGCGACGGTTTCCGCGGGCCGGTCTACTGCACCGCCGGCACCGCCGAGCTGTGCGGGGTGCTGCTGCCCGACAGCGGCCGGCTGCAGGAGGAAGAGGCGAACTACGCCAACCGCCGCAGCTTCAGCCGCCACGACCCCGCGCTGCCGCTGTATACCGAGGCCGATGCCTACGCCTGCCTGCAGCGGCTGGTGCCGGGCGACTTCGAGCGCGACCTGCCGCTCGGGCCGGGCATCGGCCTGCGCCTGCGCCCGGCCGGCCACATCCTGGGCGCGGCGATGGCGGAAATCTCGTTCGGCGGCCGCCGCATCGTGTTCTCGGGCGACCTGGGCCGTCCGCACGACCCGGTGATGAAGCCGCCGGTCAGCCCGGGCCGGGCCGACTGGCTGCTGGTCGAATCGACCTACGGCAACCGCCGGCACGCGCCGGAGGACGCGCAGGCGCAACTGGGCCGCATCATCCGCCGCACCGTCGCGCAATCGGGCGTGGTGCTGATCCCGACCTTCGCCGTCGGCCGCGCCCAGAGCCTGCTCTACCTGATCCACCGGCTGCGCGCCGAGGGCGAGATCCCGCAGGTGCCGGTCTACCTCAACAGTCCGATGGCGCTCGACGCCACCGAGATCTTCGTGCGCCACCAGGGCGAGCACCGGCTCGACCGCGCGCAGTGCGAGGCGATGTGCCGCTCGGCCATCGCGGTGCAGTCGGCCGAGGAATCGAAGGCGCTGAACCGGCAGCGCGGCCCGATGATCATCCTGGCCGCCAGCGGCATGGCCACCGGCGGCCGGGTGCTGCACCACCTCAAGGCCTTCGCGCCGGACCCGCGCAACACCATCGTGTTTTCCGGCTACCAGGCCGGCGGCACGCGCGGCGCGGCCATCCTGGGCGGCGCGCGGCAGGTGCGCATCCACGGCGAGGACGTGCCGGTGCACGCCGGCGTCGAATGCCTGTCCAGCCTCTCGGCCCACGCCGATGCCGACGAGATCCTCGAATGGCTGCGCGGCTTCGTCGCCCCGCCGCGGCAGACCTTCGTGGTGCACGGCGAGCCGGACGCGGCCGACGTCCTGCGCCGCCGCATCGCCGACGAGCTGGGTTGGCCGGTCTGCGTGCCCGATTACCTGCAGTCCGTCGAGCTGAACGCATGA
- a CDS encoding Acg family FMN-binding oxidoreductase, with product MSTPDLSAWETAAREFPHASGFGEQMRFLLRYATLAPSSHNTQPWRFKLDDESLSLLADRTRSLPVCDPYDRELIISCGAALMNLRVAFAHFGCGVQIDTFPFKVEPDVLALMQPNPCAHQPAALAPLFPEITRRATDRRRYADEALPAALRAQLLQAAGEEGVALSFVDQLEPRRHLAELVARGDEIQFADPAFRQELARWLHGSRAQDGMPAYAAGSGALLDAAAPIAGLIVRTFDMGENVAASHENLVRHSPTLACISTEMDDVQAWLATGQALQRILLTACAAGFDASFLNQPIEVESLRGRLQAAVGGAAFPQILLRIGRAERRTHTPRRPVEDVLG from the coding sequence ATGAGCACACCAGACCTGTCCGCCTGGGAGACCGCGGCCCGCGAGTTCCCGCACGCCAGCGGCTTCGGCGAGCAGATGCGCTTCCTGCTGCGCTACGCGACGCTCGCGCCGTCGAGCCACAACACGCAGCCGTGGCGCTTCAAGCTGGACGACGAGAGCCTGTCGCTGCTTGCGGACCGCACGCGGTCGCTGCCGGTCTGCGACCCCTACGACCGCGAGCTGATCATCAGCTGCGGCGCGGCCCTGATGAACCTGCGGGTGGCGTTCGCCCACTTCGGCTGCGGCGTCCAGATCGACACCTTCCCGTTCAAGGTCGAGCCCGACGTCCTCGCGCTGATGCAGCCCAATCCGTGCGCGCACCAGCCGGCGGCGCTGGCGCCGCTGTTCCCCGAGATCACCCGCCGCGCCACCGACCGGCGCCGCTATGCCGACGAAGCGCTGCCGGCCGCGCTGCGCGCCCAGTTGCTGCAGGCCGCGGGCGAGGAGGGCGTGGCGCTGAGCTTCGTCGACCAGCTCGAGCCGCGCCGCCACCTGGCCGAGCTGGTCGCGCGCGGCGACGAGATCCAGTTCGCCGATCCGGCGTTCCGCCAGGAACTGGCCCGCTGGCTGCACGGCAGCCGCGCGCAGGACGGCATGCCGGCCTATGCGGCGGGCTCCGGCGCGCTGCTGGATGCGGCGGCGCCGATCGCCGGGCTGATCGTGCGCACCTTCGACATGGGCGAGAACGTCGCCGCCTCGCACGAGAACTTGGTCCGCCACTCGCCGACGCTGGCCTGCATCTCGACGGAAATGGACGACGTCCAGGCCTGGCTCGCCACCGGGCAGGCGCTGCAGCGCATCCTGCTCACGGCCTGCGCCGCCGGCTTCGACGCGTCCTTCCTCAACCAGCCGATCGAGGTCGAATCGCTGCGCGGCCGGTTGCAGGCCGCGGTCGGCGGCGCGGCGTTCCCGCAGATCCTGCTGCGCATCGGCCGGGCCGAGCGGCGGACCCATACGCCGCGCCGGCCGGTGGAAGACGTGCTCGGCTGA
- a CDS encoding methyl-accepting chemotaxis protein — MFQRISHRLLLLIAVAMAGLWLAAGLGLYQLNRANQYLSELDHNFIPSIDKLNDATLVFSRIRVSLLYHILADAPQDKAEIEGQLERYRTELAQTLQSYESLVSDEEDRRMLTADHAAVDAYMADLPKLLELSRANDRDGAMRATATLRPLGLKAIDALQAHGDYNQKLTDRYVEEAAGNYRSTLIEMLVVSVLTSAVLAIAAFATYRKVVGTANRANQEVSRVVRELDFSRSIEVTGQDELSNLLRTFNSLIERLRDGFGTIRKDVTELASASEELASAAEQVRISSMSQADAAAAMAANVEQVTVSISHVSERTSEASSLSRSAGEQALVGDSSVQRTVGRIDAIASEVDSAAQELIQLEESGRKIGTVVGVIKEVADQTNLLALNAAIEAARAGEQGRGFAVVADEVRKLAERTALSTQEIAAMVLDIQNRSSSVSDRMARAVDSVRAGVSEGGSTRDAIQQIAVVSTQNSTLVCEIADALREQSTASNAIAGQVERVAQMSEENSRAAERSTELSTRLQELAATMQRMVLAYQL; from the coding sequence ATGTTCCAACGCATCTCCCACCGCCTGCTGCTGTTGATCGCCGTCGCCATGGCCGGACTCTGGCTGGCGGCCGGCCTCGGCCTTTACCAGTTGAACCGGGCCAACCAGTACCTCAGCGAGCTGGACCACAACTTCATTCCCAGCATCGACAAGCTCAATGACGCCACGCTCGTCTTTTCCCGCATCCGCGTCAGCCTGCTCTACCACATCCTCGCCGATGCACCACAAGACAAGGCCGAGATCGAAGGCCAGCTCGAGCGGTACCGGACCGAGCTGGCCCAGACCCTGCAGAGCTATGAATCGCTGGTCAGCGATGAGGAAGATCGCCGCATGCTGACGGCGGACCATGCCGCCGTCGATGCCTATATGGCCGACCTGCCCAAGCTCCTGGAGCTGTCCCGCGCCAACGATCGGGACGGCGCGATGCGCGCCACGGCAACGCTGCGGCCGCTGGGGCTCAAGGCGATCGACGCGCTCCAGGCCCATGGCGATTACAACCAGAAGCTGACCGACCGGTATGTCGAAGAGGCGGCCGGCAACTACCGTTCGACGCTGATCGAGATGCTCGTCGTGAGCGTCCTGACCAGCGCGGTCTTGGCCATCGCAGCCTTCGCCACTTATCGCAAGGTGGTCGGCACCGCCAACCGCGCCAACCAGGAGGTGAGCCGCGTCGTCCGCGAACTCGATTTCTCCAGGAGCATCGAGGTGACCGGCCAAGACGAGCTGTCCAACCTGCTGCGCACCTTCAACAGCCTGATCGAGCGGCTGCGCGACGGCTTCGGCACCATCCGCAAGGACGTGACCGAGCTGGCCTCGGCCTCGGAGGAGCTGGCATCCGCCGCCGAGCAGGTGCGGATCAGCTCGATGTCGCAGGCCGACGCCGCGGCCGCCATGGCCGCCAACGTCGAGCAGGTCACCGTCAGCATCAGCCACGTCTCGGAGCGCACAAGCGAGGCCAGCAGCCTGAGCCGCTCGGCCGGCGAGCAGGCCCTGGTCGGCGACAGCTCGGTGCAGCGCACCGTCGGCCGGATCGACGCCATCGCCAGCGAAGTCGACAGCGCCGCGCAGGAACTGATCCAGCTCGAGGAAAGCGGCCGCAAGATCGGCACGGTGGTCGGCGTGATCAAGGAAGTGGCCGACCAGACCAACCTGCTGGCGCTCAATGCCGCGATCGAAGCGGCCCGTGCCGGCGAGCAGGGCCGCGGCTTCGCGGTGGTGGCCGACGAGGTGCGCAAGCTGGCCGAACGCACCGCGCTGTCGACCCAGGAGATCGCCGCCATGGTCCTGGACATCCAGAACCGTTCGAGCAGCGTGTCGGACCGCATGGCGCGCGCCGTCGACTCGGTGCGGGCCGGCGTGAGCGAGGGCGGCTCGACGCGCGACGCGATCCAGCAGATCGCGGTGGTGTCGACCCAGAACAGCACCCTGGTGTGCGAGATCGCCGATGCCCTGCGCGAGCAGAGCACCGCCAGCAACGCGATCGCCGGCCAGGTCGAGCGGGTGGCGCAGATGTCGGAAGAGAACAGCCGCGCCGCCGAGCGCAGCACCGAGCTGTCGACCCGGCTGCAGGAACTGGCCGCCACCATGCAGCGCATGGTGCTCGCCTACCAGCTCTAG
- a CDS encoding sensor domain-containing diguanylate cyclase: MRKMFMERKQQELLMRAFTRAANAVMIADRQGRIVWVNQALCRLSGYDEAELLGQTPALLHSGEHEADFYRGLWDTILAGQPWQGELIERDKQGRRYTVSQLITPLFDDSGAITHFIAIQHDLSAQQGEREKMEHLAYHDSLTGLPNRLHFVDRLNRAIAAAARQGGMLAVMFLDLDRFKAVNDTLGHAIGDRLLVSVAERLTGAVRKSDLVARLGGDEFTVLVTDLANAADVDSVARQLVAAVGQPFAFDHHPVQTHASIGISLYPRDGDCAELLLERADEAMYRVKAQGGGGYGHWQPALPR; this comes from the coding sequence ATGCGAAAGATGTTCATGGAGCGCAAGCAGCAGGAACTGTTGATGCGGGCTTTCACCCGGGCGGCCAACGCCGTCATGATCGCCGATCGCCAAGGGCGCATCGTCTGGGTCAACCAGGCGCTGTGCCGGCTGAGCGGCTACGACGAGGCGGAGCTGCTGGGCCAGACGCCGGCGCTGCTGCACTCGGGCGAGCACGAAGCGGACTTCTACCGCGGGCTGTGGGACACCATCCTGGCCGGCCAGCCGTGGCAGGGCGAGCTGATCGAGCGCGACAAGCAAGGCCGGCGCTATACCGTGAGCCAGCTGATCACCCCGCTGTTCGACGACAGCGGCGCCATCACCCACTTCATCGCGATCCAGCACGACCTGAGCGCGCAGCAGGGCGAGCGCGAGAAGATGGAGCACCTCGCCTATCACGACAGCCTGACCGGGCTGCCCAACCGGCTGCACTTCGTCGACCGGCTGAACCGCGCCATCGCCGCTGCGGCACGGCAGGGCGGCATGCTGGCGGTGATGTTCCTCGACCTCGACCGCTTCAAGGCGGTGAACGACACGCTGGGCCACGCGATCGGCGACCGGCTGCTGGTGTCGGTGGCCGAGCGGCTGACGGGCGCGGTGCGCAAGTCGGACCTAGTGGCACGGCTGGGCGGCGACGAATTCACCGTGCTGGTGACCGACCTGGCGAACGCCGCCGACGTCGACAGCGTGGCCAGGCAGCTGGTGGCGGCCGTCGGCCAGCCCTTCGCCTTCGATCACCACCCGGTGCAGACCCACGCCAGCATCGGCATCAGCCTGTATCCGCGCGACGGCGACTGCGCCGAACTGCTGCTGGAGCGGGCCGACGAGGCGATGTACCGGGTCAAGGCGCAGGGCGGCGGCGGCTACGGGCACTGGCAACCCGCGCTGCCGCGGTGA
- a CDS encoding cation-translocating P-type ATPase has translation MARGPDERRGGGAAGRRRAEPAGGGTAPVVGTHPAGDRARPDVPAPAGRRLDLPGARRSAGGGRAARLRRDHHPRRRAAAAPHRTRAGGAARAVQSACAGHPRRPAGPHPRPAGGGRRHGAARRGQPDRGRRPADPGAQPGRRRIAAVGRIAAGRQARRGRRKRRAGRPGLRRNAGHRRPGLAARHRDRVAHRLRPDRTGAGHRRAPALPLQTELVRLTRRLAWGAGALSLLIAVAAQLRGADALTAVLAGIALAMAILPHELPVIMTVFLALGARRMARAGVLTRHLQAIETLGRVTALCVDKTGTLTENRMAVAALQVGEARLDLDGPAPVGELPEDFHLLVEYAVLASARVPTDPMERAFHHLAERYLAGTEHLHPDWALIREYELTPALRAMSHGWSGDEAASRHPVAAKGAPEAIAALCHLPPAEAGQLMRHADAMAARGLRVLAVARAEQDGQDWPDDQHDFSFRLHGLIGLADPIRPEVPAAVARCREAGIAVYMITGDHPVTARAIAAQAGIDTDGVLTGSAIDGLDAAALARQLAATRVFARLDPQQKLRLVEALAARGEVVAMTGDGVNDAPALKAAHIGIAMGRRGTDVAREAASLVAVEDDFGAIAGAVAHGRRIYDNLARAVVYTLAVHLPTIALAFVPALLSLPPVLLPLHIAFLELVIGPACSIAFESEPGDAHTMRRRPRLRSERLLSPRAWRLALGAGAGAALWTLAGYAAILALGAGAEAARAAGFTAIVCANLGLILGVRSAGRPTPALAAVVGATLAALALVHAVPPLRTAFGFAPLSAAQAAIAALPLLPTWFGAVWLGRKDRGRIR, from the coding sequence ATGGCCCGAGGGCCTGACGAGCGCCGAGGCGGCGGCGCGGCTGGCCGCCGACGGGCCGAACCTGCTGGCGGCGGAACGGCGCCGGTCGTGGGGACGCACCCTGCTGGAGATCGTGCGCGACCCGATGTTCCTGCTCCTGCTGGGCGCCGGCTCGATCTACCTGGTGCTCGGCGATCGGCTGGAGGCGGCCGCGCTGCTCGGCTTCGTCGCGATCATCATCCTCGCCGCCGCGCTGCAGCAGCGCCGCACCGAACACGCGCTGGAGGCGCTGCGCGAGCTGTCCAGTCCGCATGCGCTGGCCATCCGCGACGGCCGGCCGGTCCGCATCCCCGGCCCGCAGGTGGTGGCCGGCGACATGGTGCTGCTCGACGAGGGCAGCCGGATCGTGGCCGACGGCCGGCTGATCCAGGCGCACAACCTGGCCGTCGACGAATCGCTGCTGTCGGGCGAATCGCTGCCGGTCGCCAAGCGCGCCGCGGACGGCGCAAGCGGCGAGCCGGTCGGCCTGGCCTACGCCGGAACGCTGGTCACCGCCGGCCAGGGCTGGCTGCGCGTCACCGCGACCGGGTCGCGCACCGCCTTCGGCCGGATCGGACGGGCGCTGGACACCGTCGAGCGCCCGCCCTCCCCCTGCAGACCGAGCTGGTCCGGCTGACCCGCCGCCTGGCCTGGGGCGCCGGCGCGCTGTCGCTGCTGATCGCGGTGGCCGCGCAGCTGCGCGGCGCCGACGCGCTGACCGCGGTGCTGGCCGGCATCGCGCTGGCCATGGCGATCCTGCCGCACGAGCTGCCCGTCATCATGACCGTGTTCCTGGCGCTGGGCGCCCGCCGCATGGCGCGCGCCGGCGTGCTGACGCGCCATCTGCAGGCCATCGAGACGCTGGGCCGGGTCACCGCGCTGTGCGTCGACAAGACCGGCACGCTCACCGAGAACCGCATGGCCGTCGCGGCGCTGCAAGTCGGCGAGGCCCGGCTGGACCTGGACGGCCCGGCCCCGGTCGGCGAGCTGCCGGAAGACTTCCACCTGCTGGTCGAGTACGCCGTGCTGGCCAGCGCGCGGGTGCCGACCGACCCGATGGAGCGCGCCTTCCACCACCTGGCCGAGCGCTATCTCGCCGGGACGGAACATCTCCACCCGGACTGGGCGCTGATCCGCGAATACGAGCTGACGCCGGCGCTGCGCGCCATGTCCCACGGCTGGTCGGGCGACGAGGCGGCGTCGCGGCACCCGGTCGCGGCCAAGGGCGCGCCCGAGGCCATCGCCGCGCTGTGCCACCTGCCGCCGGCCGAGGCCGGCCAGCTGATGCGGCATGCCGACGCGATGGCGGCGCGCGGCCTGCGCGTGCTGGCGGTCGCGCGCGCCGAGCAGGACGGGCAGGACTGGCCGGACGACCAGCACGATTTCTCCTTCCGCCTGCACGGCCTGATCGGCCTGGCCGACCCGATCCGGCCCGAGGTGCCAGCCGCCGTGGCCCGCTGCCGCGAGGCCGGCATCGCGGTCTACATGATCACCGGCGACCATCCGGTCACCGCCCGCGCCATCGCGGCGCAGGCGGGGATCGACACCGACGGCGTGCTCACCGGCAGCGCGATCGACGGCCTCGATGCCGCGGCGCTGGCGCGGCAACTGGCCGCCACGCGGGTGTTCGCCCGCCTCGATCCGCAGCAGAAGCTGAGGCTGGTCGAGGCGCTCGCGGCCCGCGGCGAGGTGGTGGCGATGACCGGCGACGGCGTGAACGACGCGCCGGCCCTCAAGGCGGCGCACATCGGCATCGCCATGGGCCGGCGCGGCACCGACGTGGCGCGCGAGGCGGCTTCGCTGGTGGCGGTGGAGGACGACTTCGGCGCCATCGCCGGCGCCGTCGCGCACGGGCGCCGCATCTACGACAACCTGGCGCGGGCCGTGGTCTACACGCTGGCCGTCCACCTGCCGACCATCGCGCTCGCCTTCGTGCCGGCGTTGCTGAGCCTGCCGCCGGTCCTGCTGCCGCTGCACATCGCCTTCCTCGAACTGGTGATCGGCCCGGCCTGTTCCATCGCCTTCGAGTCCGAGCCCGGCGATGCGCACACCATGCGGCGGCGGCCGCGCCTCCGTTCGGAACGGCTGCTGTCACCGCGGGCCTGGCGGCTCGCGCTGGGCGCCGGCGCGGGCGCCGCGCTGTGGACGCTCGCCGGCTATGCGGCAATCCTCGCGCTGGGCGCCGGGGCGGAAGCGGCGCGGGCCGCGGGCTTCACCGCGATCGTGTGCGCCAATCTCGGCCTGATCCTCGGCGTCCGCAGCGCCGGCCGCCCCACGCCGGCGCTGGCCGCCGTCGTCGGCGCGACGCTGGCCGCGCTGGCCTTGGTCCACGCCGTGCCGCCGCTGCGCACCGCGTTCGGCTTCGCGCCGCTCTCGGCCGCACAGGCCGCGATCGCCGCGCTGCCGCTGCTGCCGACCTGGTTCGGCGCCGTCTGGCTGGGGCGCAAGGACCGCGGCCGCATCCGCTGA